Part of the Candidatus Thermokryptus mobilis genome is shown below.
AGTCAATTGCAGACGCTGACCTTGTTATTATAGGCGGTGGTGTTGTTAAACCTCAATTTTCTCCGATTGCAATTGATAACTTTGTGGCTTGTATAAAAAACGGTGGGATAATTTTAATTGATGACTTAAGCCATTCAAGGTCAAGTCAATTTAACATGGGCGCAAGAGACCTACTTGATAAGATTAAGTCACGGCTTGAAGATAGTTACATTGAAAAAATTTTTCAAACGCATCCAATTTATTCAATATGGGCTAAGATAAAGGAACTGCCGCTTGGGGCTGATGATATAGTTGAAGTGAAAGAGTTTGAAAGGGAGGAGAAATATACATTTCTTGAAGGATTATTTTGGCAGAGGCGTCTTGTTGTTGTATTTTCAAGCAAAGGTTATATGAGAATTTTAAGTAAGTTTGACAACCCCAGCATTGATAATACAGCTCAACTTCAACTCTTTTCCAACATTTTGCTTTATGCTTTGTCCTCTCGGCAAGTTGCGATGAAGTGATGCTTTGATTTATCGGTTTAATTTGTTATTTTTTTAAAAATTATGTTCGCTTTTCTAAAAAAAGAAATCTTTTTCAAATGAGTGAGAACCCAGTTGAGAGGACCGATGGAAAGCCGGTTGAAGTTGGGGTGTGGGATTATTTCTATGTGATTTACAAGTGGCGCAAGTTTATACTTATAAATGTTTTCGTTTTGACATTTGTTGCTGTTATCGTTGCACTTCTTCTTCCTGTCCAGTATAAGGCAACTGCAACTGTGATAGCTCCGCAAAGGAGCGATATTTTTGGTGGGCTTGGTGGGGTCATAACTCAATCAATTCGTGAATTTGCACCGTTTTTAAGGGGGCTTGGTGGGAATCAACCGCCACTTTTTACTTATCTAGCTATACTTAACAGCAGAACCGCAATGGAAAAAGTTGTTGAAAGGTTTAACCTTATCAAGGTTTATGATATAAAAGATTCCTCAATGGAGAAGGCGATAAAGAAGCTTCGGGGTAATACGGATTTTGAAATTGATGAAAATGGGGTTCTCGTGATAAATGTTTATGATGAAGATAAAAAGCGAGCAGCTGATATGGCGAATTATTTCGTTGAGGTTTTAAATGAGATAAACATAAGGCTTAACACTGAAGAGGCGAGGAACAGAAGGCTTTTGATTGAGCGCAGGTATCTTCAGAATCTTGCGGATTTAAAGTCGGCAGAGGATACTTTAAAGAAGTTTCAGCAGAAGTATGGAATTTATTACTTGCCCGAGCAAACGAAGGCAGCTGTTACAGCTGCAGCTGAGCTTGAGGCTCAGATAATAGCCGAGGAGGTAAAGCTTGGGATTTTACGCCGACAACTCGGCGAGGATGCGCCGGAGGTGAAGCTTGCAAAAATTCAAATTGAAGAGATGAGAAAACGTCTCAATCAGATGAAGGAGGGAAACGATAAGATAAAAGATGAGATGAGTTTGTTTGTTCCGTTCAAGGATGTGCCAGAACTTGGTCTTCAATACCTTAGATTGTATCGGGACTATGAGATTCAGAGCAAGCTTCTTGAGTTCATCCTTCCACTTTATGAGCAGGCGAAGATAGAGGAGCAAAGGGATGTCCCTGTGGTTCAGGTTCTTGATCGCGCAGTTCCGCCGGAGAAAAAAGCAAGACCATTTAGGACATTGATCGTTGTCTCGGTTTTCGCTTCAGCA
Proteins encoded:
- a CDS encoding GumC family protein, which translates into the protein MSENPVERTDGKPVEVGVWDYFYVIYKWRKFILINVFVLTFVAVIVALLLPVQYKATATVIAPQRSDIFGGLGGVITQSIREFAPFLRGLGGNQPPLFTYLAILNSRTAMEKVVERFNLIKVYDIKDSSMEKAIKKLRGNTDFEIDENGVLVINVYDEDKKRAADMANYFVEVLNEINIRLNTEEARNRRLLIERRYLQNLADLKSAEDTLKKFQQKYGIYYLPEQTKAAVTAAAELEAQIIAEEVKLGILRRQLGEDAPEVKLAKIQIEEMRKRLNQMKEGNDKIKDEMSLFVPFKDVPELGLQYLRLYRDYEIQSKLLEFILPLYEQAKIEEQRDVPVVQVLDRAVPPEKKARPFRTLIVVSVFASA